GATTTATCAGTGATGTTTTGAGTTATTCCCGTTTATGGGCTCTTGGCATGGTAACCGGTGTTATGGCTATGACCTGTAACGTTATTGCATTTATGTTCGGATCAATGATTCCTTTAGTAGGATTTGTTTTTACCATCATTATTTTATTGGGGGGGCATGTTTTTACGCTTGCGATTAATGTGTTGAGTGCTTTGATTCATTCTGGAAGGTTGCAATATGTAGAATTCTTTCCGAAATTTTTTATTGGTGGAGGAAAACAGTTTAAGCCGTTTCAAGTTCAGAACAGGTACACGTTTATTACAAATAATAGCAAAAAATAGCGAGGGGGTAAAAAGATGGAATTTGGTCTTGTATTTGCGTTGGCTGGATCAGCATTAGTTATTGTGCTTGGTGGTATTGGCTCAAGTATTGGCGTGGGACTTGCCGGACAAGCAGCAGGAGGGGTTATTACTGAGGATCCGGATAAGTTCGGCAGCATGATTCCGCTTGTCGGGTTGCCCGGAACACAGGGTTTTTACGGTTTGTTGATAGGTTTTATGGTGATTATCAAATTAAAACTCTTAACAGACGCGATTATTATTCCTGATTTGTCTACAGGTCTCCAGATATTTGTTATCTGTGTTTCTGTTGGATTTGTAGAAATGATTTCATCGATACATCAGGGAAAAGTTGCTGTTGCATCCGTTGGATTAGTGGCAAAACGTCCTGAAGAGTTGGGAAAAGGACTGATCCTTCCAGCGTTTGTAGAGATATATGCAGTGCTTGGTCTTGTTGCAGCGTTTTTATTATTACTACAAGTGGTAAAGGTATAATTATGGCGTTAACAGATATCACTGAAAAGATCATCTCTGATGCGAATATAAAAGCACAAGAGATAACAAAAAATGCAGAAGCAGATGTAGCGAAGATTCAAGCAGATGCGCGTGGAGAATCCAGTGCCATACGTGATGAGATCTTGCAGAAAGCCGAACGTGAAATCCTAAAACATAAGAAAAGCGCGCGCATATCAAGCGATATTACTATGAGGAACGAGATTTTGAAGGAAAAACAGGCTGTTATTCAAGATGTGTTTGTTATGGCAAAAAAACTGCTCGTTGAACTTCCAAAAGATACATATTGCCAATTTATGAAAAATGTTCTTACTAAAGCGATCGTGACAGGAGATGAAGAAGTGCTTGTATCCTCTCATGAAAAGAAACGGCTCGATGGAGCATTTATTGCTTCACTCAATGATGCATTGTTTCCATCAGGTAAAAAAGGGGATTTAACAATAGGTGTTGATGAATCAATAGATTACGGGTGTATTTTAAGAGGTAAAGGTATACGAATAGATTGCACACTCGAAACACTCCTCATATTGATACGGACAGAGGCGCAAGAAAAACTTGTCGCCATTTTGTTTGGGGGTGAGAAATAATAATGAAAAAGCGTAATGGATTGAGAGAAAATCGCTATGTATAATACACTTGTTCTTGTCAAAAGTTCTTCCGGGAAAGATCCTCAGTATACAAGTGCTGTTGCACGGATACGTATATTTGAGACGCGCCTGGTTTCGCGTGCATCATATGAAAGAATGATAGAAGCGGATACATTT
The DNA window shown above is from Candidatus Ancaeobacter aquaticus and carries:
- a CDS encoding V-type ATP synthase subunit K, which translates into the protein MEFGLVFALAGSALVIVLGGIGSSIGVGLAGQAAGGVITEDPDKFGSMIPLVGLPGTQGFYGLLIGFMVIIKLKLLTDAIIIPDLSTGLQIFVICVSVGFVEMISSIHQGKVAVASVGLVAKRPEELGKGLILPAFVEIYAVLGLVAAFLLLLQVVKV
- a CDS encoding V-type ATP synthase subunit E family protein produces the protein MALTDITEKIISDANIKAQEITKNAEADVAKIQADARGESSAIRDEILQKAEREILKHKKSARISSDITMRNEILKEKQAVIQDVFVMAKKLLVELPKDTYCQFMKNVLTKAIVTGDEEVLVSSHEKKRLDGAFIASLNDALFPSGKKGDLTIGVDESIDYGCILRGKGIRIDCTLETLLILIRTEAQEKLVAILFGGEK